The following are encoded in a window of Nitrospirota bacterium genomic DNA:
- a CDS encoding FAD-binding protein — MKNNDRLENKIRDILPDIKISVEPEDLICYGFDASGIESRPSAVAWPKNTEEVVRVMKYAFENEISVTPRGAGTGMTGGSIPLNGAIVLSLEKMNKLVELDTNNLNVVVEPGIINGRLQRDIEHLGFFYPPDPASMNFCTIGGNAANNAGGPRALKYGVTRDYVMEIEAVLPDGGVITTGVRTTKGVVGYDLTRLLTGSEGTLAVITKLRLRILPLPEEVITLLAMFDNLEASGSAVAKITASKIIPRTLEFMDAGTIAAVENFKPVGIPRNVEALLLIELDGHPSAITKQAEKIIEICESLNAEVKMAEDDAARDKLWEARRSISPALYHMNSTKINEDIVVPRDKIPDILKKLRRLSEESGIQIVNFGHAGDGNIHVNIMVDKKDGGKYLKAESLVREIFEATLSLGGTISGEHGIGITKAPYLSMEIRKHELELMKGIKNLFDPKNILNPGKIFI, encoded by the coding sequence ATGAAAAATAATGACCGGTTGGAAAACAAGATTAGAGATATCCTTCCTGACATAAAGATATCAGTGGAGCCGGAAGATTTAATTTGTTACGGCTTTGACGCATCCGGGATTGAAAGCCGTCCCTCGGCAGTTGCCTGGCCAAAAAACACAGAAGAAGTTGTCAGGGTGATGAAGTATGCCTTTGAAAATGAGATATCTGTCACGCCGAGAGGCGCAGGCACAGGCATGACAGGAGGCTCCATTCCATTGAACGGCGCCATTGTCTTAAGCCTTGAGAAGATGAATAAACTGGTAGAACTTGACACTAATAATCTCAATGTTGTTGTTGAGCCCGGAATTATAAACGGCAGGCTGCAGCGTGATATTGAGCATCTCGGTTTTTTCTATCCGCCTGATCCCGCGAGTATGAATTTCTGCACAATAGGGGGAAACGCGGCGAATAATGCAGGAGGCCCGAGGGCATTGAAATACGGTGTCACAAGGGATTATGTGATGGAGATAGAGGCGGTGCTGCCTGACGGCGGCGTGATAACAACAGGGGTGAGGACAACAAAAGGGGTTGTAGGCTATGACCTTACGAGATTACTCACAGGCTCGGAAGGCACTCTTGCTGTGATAACAAAACTGCGTCTCAGGATTCTTCCTTTGCCGGAAGAGGTTATTACTCTGCTTGCTATGTTTGATAACCTTGAGGCATCAGGTTCAGCAGTAGCAAAAATAACAGCATCAAAAATAATACCGAGGACTCTTGAGTTTATGGATGCAGGAACAATCGCTGCAGTAGAGAATTTCAAGCCTGTGGGAATTCCGAGAAACGTTGAGGCGCTTCTTCTGATTGAACTGGACGGGCATCCGTCAGCAATAACAAAACAGGCGGAAAAGATAATAGAGATATGCGAATCACTCAATGCGGAAGTGAAGATGGCAGAGGATGATGCTGCACGTGATAAGCTCTGGGAGGCAAGGAGGTCCATATCGCCTGCGCTTTATCACATGAATTCAACTAAGATAAATGAAGATATTGTTGTGCCGAGAGATAAAATCCCTGACATATTAAAAAAGCTGAGAAGGCTTTCAGAAGAAAGCGGCATACAGATAGTGAATTTCGGACATGCAGGAGACGGCAATATCCATGTAAATATCATGGTTGATAAAAAAGACGGTGGAAAATACCTTAAGGCAGAATCTCTTGTGAGAGAGATATTTGAGGCAACTCTAAGCCTTGGAGGCACTATCTCAGGAGAGCACGGCATAGGGATTACAAAGGCTCCGTATCTCAGTATGGAAATAAGAAAACATGAGCTTGAGCTGATGAAAGGAATAAAAAATCTCTTTGACCCTAAAAACATTCTTAATCCGGGGAAGATTTTTATATGA
- the ruvC gene encoding crossover junction endodeoxyribonuclease RuvC produces MSSARWWRRYFLRRQEKNKSRIILGIDPGSIVCGYGIIKTVESYKLKVKSENKNIYPRLLTLNSQLLTSDAVYVASGRIMLPSKQPLDVRLKELYANLTDIIREYSPNEVSIEKVFFAKSIKAALVLGQARGTALVAAASSGLPVYEYSALEVKKAVVGYGRAEKHQVQSMVSKILNLKTKLSTDSADALALALCHLNTMKILK; encoded by the coding sequence ATGTCCTCTGCCAGATGGTGGAGGAGATACTTTTTGAGGCGCCAAGAAAAAAATAAGTCAAGGATTATACTCGGCATTGATCCGGGCAGTATTGTCTGCGGCTATGGAATAATAAAGACAGTTGAGAGTTATAAGTTAAAAGTTAAAAGTGAAAATAAAAATATATATCCACGACTCTTAACTCTTAACTCTCAACTCTTAACTTCAGATGCTGTCTATGTTGCATCGGGAAGAATAATGCTGCCTTCTAAACAGCCGCTGGATGTAAGGCTGAAAGAACTTTACGCCAACCTTACAGACATTATAAGAGAATATTCCCCCAATGAAGTTTCCATTGAAAAGGTTTTTTTTGCAAAGAGCATAAAGGCTGCCCTTGTCCTCGGACAGGCAAGAGGCACGGCGCTGGTTGCAGCAGCTTCTTCCGGGCTTCCTGTTTATGAGTACAGCGCGCTTGAGGTTAAGAAGGCAGTTGTGGGCTACGGCAGGGCAGAAAAACATCAAGTTCAGAGTATGGTTTCAAAAATACTGAATCTGAAAACCAAATTATCTACGGACAGCGCAGATGCGCTTGCACTGGCATTGTGCCATCTAAATACAATGAAAATCTTAAAGTAA
- a CDS encoding D-sedoheptulose 7-phosphate isomerase, with amino-acid sequence MKEKILKAFEESIKVKEQFIKENVDAVVEVSKAIADTFSDGKKLILFGNGGSSTDASHIAAEFVNRFKKERPGLPAIALNTDMAVITSIANDYDYSDVFARQLKALGEEGDIVIAISTSGGAANVLKAMDVAKKKKIKSIAFTGAKGEKFAAKATYAFIVPSDNTPRIQETHITLGHVLCQMVEEILFEAPRKK; translated from the coding sequence ATGAAAGAAAAAATCTTAAAGGCATTTGAAGAAAGCATAAAGGTCAAGGAACAGTTCATAAAAGAGAACGTTGACGCTGTAGTTGAGGTGTCAAAAGCCATAGCTGACACCTTTAGTGACGGCAAAAAACTTATTCTCTTTGGCAACGGCGGCAGTTCAACAGACGCTTCTCATATAGCGGCTGAATTTGTTAACAGGTTCAAAAAGGAAAGGCCGGGCCTTCCTGCAATCGCCCTTAATACTGATATGGCAGTCATTACTTCTATTGCAAATGATTATGATTATTCTGATGTGTTTGCAAGGCAGCTTAAGGCGCTCGGAGAAGAAGGCGACATTGTTATTGCCATAAGCACAAGCGGAGGCGCAGCCAATGTGCTTAAGGCGATGGACGTGGCAAAGAAGAAGAAAATAAAGTCCATAGCATTTACCGGAGCCAAAGGAGAAAAATTTGCGGCAAAGGCCACATATGCATTTATTGTCCCCTCTGATAACACCCCGAGAATTCAGGAAACCCACATAACGCTTGGACATGTCCTCTGCCAGATGGTGGAGGAGATACTTTTTGAGGCGCCAAGAAAAAAATAA
- a CDS encoding YraN family protein: MEQVGSRGEDLAAEFLKDKGYRIIGRNYKTPVGELDIIAKDGETLVFVEVKTRSSNAFGYPFEAVDSRKKHKLKNLALFYLKNQKKTCAARFDVISIKLSGAKNEIEHIKDAFEI, from the coding sequence ATGGAACAGGTTGGCAGCAGGGGTGAGGATCTCGCCGCTGAATTCCTCAAAGACAAAGGTTACAGGATAATCGGAAGAAATTACAAGACTCCAGTTGGGGAACTGGATATCATTGCAAAGGACGGAGAGACGCTTGTTTTTGTTGAGGTCAAAACCCGTTCAAGCAATGCCTTCGGTTATCCGTTTGAGGCCGTAGACTCAAGGAAAAAACATAAACTGAAAAACCTCGCCCTGTTCTATCTTAAAAATCAGAAGAAAACCTGCGCTGCAAGATTTGATGTCATAAGCATTAAATTAAGCGGGGCAAAAAACGAGATAGAGCATATCAAGGATGCATTTGAGATATAG
- a CDS encoding peroxiredoxin — MCEPCCGLRVGQAVPDFKIETFEPAENFFGERSLEALKKEGKWTILFFYPADFTFVUATEFADLADQYENLKKESAEVITVSTDTKFVHLAWQREEKMLEKVKFPMAADRTAKLSKMFGVYDEETGHALRGTFIINPEGKLLASEVNFYNVGRNADELLRKIQANAHLAAHTDEACPASWKPGEKTLKPSEKMVGRVYEALK; from the coding sequence ATGTGCGAACCATGCTGTGGTTTGAGAGTTGGGCAAGCAGTGCCGGATTTTAAGATTGAGACATTTGAGCCTGCTGAGAATTTTTTCGGAGAGAGAAGTCTTGAGGCATTGAAGAAAGAAGGGAAATGGACGATACTTTTTTTCTATCCTGCTGATTTCACATTCGTCTGAGCAACGGAATTCGCTGATCTGGCAGATCAGTATGAAAACCTTAAAAAAGAAAGTGCAGAGGTCATCACAGTAAGCACAGACACGAAATTCGTTCATCTTGCATGGCAGAGGGAAGAGAAAATGCTTGAAAAAGTTAAATTCCCGATGGCTGCTGACCGCACCGCAAAACTCTCAAAGATGTTCGGCGTTTATGATGAAGAGACAGGTCATGCCCTGCGGGGCACATTCATCATAAACCCCGAAGGAAAACTTCTTGCATCAGAGGTGAATTTTTACAATGTCGGGAGAAATGCAGATGAGCTATTAAGAAAGATACAGGCCAACGCGCATCTTGCAGCTCATACAGATGAGGCATGCCCCGCCTCATGGAAGCCCGGCGAAAAAACCCTCAAGCCGTCTGAAAAAATGGTGGGAAGGGTTTACGAGGCATTGAAGTAG
- a CDS encoding type II toxin-antitoxin system MqsR family toxin gives MSSSKPKYDLSKIKKLLCDSDSYLITLEAHRGAAALGYMDAESIIDLIENIQEDDFYKSMPSEKMQQLWQDVYRVNDGNNKIYIKLQLSVNGKKVVVVQFKEK, from the coding sequence ATGTCATCATCAAAGCCAAAATACGACCTTAGCAAAATTAAAAAACTCTTATGCGATTCGGACTCATATCTTATAACTTTGGAAGCTCATCGCGGTGCAGCCGCGTTAGGGTACATGGATGCAGAATCTATAATTGACTTAATTGAAAATATTCAGGAAGATGATTTTTATAAGTCTATGCCTTCGGAAAAGATGCAACAACTATGGCAAGACGTTTATAGAGTAAATGACGGCAATAACAAAATCTACATAAAATTGCAGCTTTCAGTAAATGGGAAAAAAGTAGTTGTAGTGCAGTTTAAGGAAAAATAA
- a CDS encoding type II toxin-antitoxin system MqsA family antitoxin, whose amino-acid sequence MQENCPICGGNLSGKVTDETFTYKGKTKTIPDYVTYACIQCGESIVDPKTLKESGKILKDFQREVDGLLTGIEIKKIREKLNLTQEQMAGILGGGLKAFARYEAGRICQSTAMYNLLRILDRYPNVIHVLLKDTTQEYRVTNIIRLSEIRQKYKTKAERFNTQIKELQYGT is encoded by the coding sequence ATGCAGGAGAATTGTCCTATATGTGGCGGAAATTTAAGCGGGAAAGTAACTGACGAAACATTTACATACAAGGGGAAAACTAAAACAATCCCTGACTATGTTACATACGCCTGTATTCAGTGCGGCGAATCTATAGTTGACCCTAAAACTTTGAAGGAATCGGGCAAGATACTAAAAGATTTTCAACGCGAGGTAGATGGGCTTCTGACAGGCATAGAAATAAAGAAAATAAGAGAAAAGTTAAATCTTACTCAAGAGCAGATGGCCGGAATATTAGGTGGCGGCTTGAAAGCCTTTGCACGATACGAAGCGGGGAGAATATGTCAAAGCACAGCGATGTACAATCTTTTGCGCATTCTCGATAGATATCCGAATGTGATTCATGTGCTATTGAAAGATACAACACAAGAATATAGGGTCACGAACATTATTCGTTTATCTGAAATTAGGCAGAAGTATAAAACTAAAGCCGAAAGATTCAACACTCAGATTAAGGAACTTCAGTATGGAACTTAA
- a CDS encoding protein-export chaperone SecB translates to MELKFKIQTIKLLESHFKINPDFNWDNKPVSVSSSLGVQYAKKNKNVQVILSVNSDDKNQPFIFNIVLAGLFDFHEIPKPKELEKIVNINCAAILFPYVREIVADLTSRAGISPFHMPPVNFINFYEKLEQSRKKSTKQTTVKKK, encoded by the coding sequence ATGGAACTTAAATTTAAGATCCAAACTATAAAGCTCTTAGAATCTCATTTTAAAATTAATCCTGATTTCAATTGGGATAATAAGCCTGTTAGCGTTTCTAGTTCTCTCGGAGTTCAATATGCAAAGAAAAATAAAAATGTTCAAGTTATATTGTCTGTCAATTCTGACGATAAAAATCAGCCATTTATCTTTAACATAGTATTAGCAGGTCTTTTTGATTTTCATGAGATTCCTAAGCCAAAGGAACTTGAAAAGATAGTAAACATTAATTGTGCAGCTATTCTTTTTCCGTATGTCAGAGAGATTGTAGCGGATTTAACGAGCCGTGCAGGTATTTCTCCATTTCATATGCCTCCTGTTAATTTCATTAATTTCTATGAAAAGTTAGAACAATCTCGCAAGAAATCCACTAAGCAAACTACGGTGAAAAAGAAATAA